TTGTGCAAGGAAAAGGTAATTATGATGACTATAAAACATGTATTTACATAACACGAAATCATTGCAGTCATACACGACAAAATGGGCATTATGTAAACTTGACCAGTAATGACTCTTATCACTATGACCTTCGTCCAAAATTCAAAGTATTTGATCAATTTGGTAATGCTGCTCAACTGAAGTTAGTGGATAGCAATACTATTGCGGGCTTGGGATGGGATAATTATCAAATTAAAGATGATGAGTAATAACAGTGAAGTTAACTAACATTTTTTTTAACCAGAAGTTGCCAAGTACATCATTGGAAGATTTACCCAATTTATCACGACGGGGATTTTTGATTAAATCTTCCCTATTTGTTACTTCAGCTTCGTTATTTACTACCAGCATTCCTGTTCATGGCGCACTCAGCCTAGCTAATAACCGTGAACTACCAAAGCTAATTATTTTACAAAACCCCATTCGCTTTACTGGTGAGCACTATGATTCCATTGCCCAAGTTTACCATTTAGGCAATGGCTATCGTATATTTAACCCTCGGCTAATGCGGTTTCACTCAATTGACTCTTTGAGTCCTTTTAATGATGGTGGGTTTAATTGTTATTCTTACTGCCTCAATGACCCAATTAATTTAGTTGATCCAACCGGACATTTAAGCTGGCAGGCAGGTGTTTCCATTGGCCTAGGCGTTTTAGCTTTGGTGATTGGCGTCGTTACCCTTGGTGCTGGAATAGCAGCATCAGCAGGCTTAATGACTGGAGCCGCTGCTATTACAACAGCTGCCGCATTCAAAGCGGGCTTAGCAGTTACATCAGGCGTAACAGGCATGATTAGTGGTGGATTAGGTATTGCCTCTGGCGCAATTGAAGAAGCAAACCCTACAGTTTCATCACAATTAGGCTATGCAGCTCTAGCATTTGGAATTACATCTGCTGTTTCCGGTATTGGCTCACTTATTGCCGGCGCAAAAGTGGCAGCAAATGCTAGCGGTCAACTCATTAGAAGTCCACTAAATCCCAGTTTAATTACCTCCCCTAATTCTGGGCAAGTCACCTTAAAATTAACAGATAGCATCGCCCGCTATAACCCAAGGTTTGTTGCAAAATCTCTTCATCGAGCATTTCATAGTAGCGAACCCTTCCAACGTATTGCCATCACAGGTGATAGAGCGCCCGCTTTATTCAGAGGAACAAACTTTTTAGCAAACTCATATGCTCAGCAATTATCTAACCAAACAGGAAAACAGGTTATCGAACTTGCCCGCAAAGGAAGCGCTGCTATACCACAGTCGAGAAGAGCCAGCAGTGTACCAAGCATTATTAATGCATCCACAGCCATTACCAAAAGTCCAATGTGGACACCCGCTCGTTTTTTTGGCGTATCCCGGGTAATGTACTCAAGTGGCATGATCGGTAGATCATTATTGGTAGAATAAACAAATCTCCCTGTGGTGAGCGTGATATTTGGGTAAATACTACATTTCAATTATCACAGGGTTCAACAAAACACTTGCTGCTAATTTCATGTAATTAATAACCGACTTTAGTTGTATTGTGGAGTCAGAAAATAAACGATCTAATTGCGGCAGCTAATACAATCAGCTTATGTCATATTATTGGATCAATTAAGCATCTGCCTATTTTGATTGATCAATGCTTATTGTTGTAAAACTTTGTTAATAACCTAAGGAATTATTTACTATTTTGTAATTTTAAACACAGTGTAAGTTGAGTTCATGCTTCATTAACCAGTTTAACACCACTTATTTTCAATAAGACCATTAACTTATTTAATTACAAAAAGCTTTCTAACTATCCAAATAAAGCCTTTACCAAGATAACCTAAAGGA
This genomic interval from Spartinivicinus ruber contains the following:
- a CDS encoding RHS repeat-associated core domain-containing protein; the protein is MKLTNIFFNQKLPSTSLEDLPNLSRRGFLIKSSLFVTSASLFTTSIPVHGALSLANNRELPKLIILQNPIRFTGEHYDSIAQVYHLGNGYRIFNPRLMRFHSIDSLSPFNDGGFNCYSYCLNDPINLVDPTGHLSWQAGVSIGLGVLALVIGVVTLGAGIAASAGLMTGAAAITTAAAFKAGLAVTSGVTGMISGGLGIASGAIEEANPTVSSQLGYAALAFGITSAVSGIGSLIAGAKVAANASGQLIRSPLNPSLITSPNSGQVTLKLTDSIARYNPRFVAKSLHRAFHSSEPFQRIAITGDRAPALFRGTNFLANSYAQQLSNQTGKQVIELARKGSAAIPQSRRASSVPSIINASTAITKSPMWTPARFFGVSRVMYSSGMIGRSLLVE